One window from the genome of Haloprofundus halobius encodes:
- a CDS encoding helix-turn-helix domain-containing protein yields MVVIAELEIPADAFDLGRLSQATEGIHIELERVVPTGSDGVMPFFWAGAPASEGVETFDAFERAVRDDDVVEELTAIARVDDRVLYHVVWDDAAANLTTVLVGSEATILEAYGDDPWRFRLRFADHRGLREFHNYCLDHDIAFRVERIYTLDEEQDAKYNFGLTPEQRNALTLAVEHGYFGVPRGILLQEIADELGISQQAASERVRRAAETVLQSVLLSKSADDFE; encoded by the coding sequence GTGGTCGTCATCGCCGAACTCGAGATACCCGCGGACGCGTTCGACCTCGGTCGCCTCTCGCAGGCGACCGAGGGGATTCACATCGAACTGGAGCGCGTCGTCCCCACCGGGAGCGACGGCGTGATGCCGTTTTTCTGGGCGGGCGCGCCGGCGTCCGAGGGAGTCGAGACGTTCGACGCGTTCGAGCGAGCGGTCCGCGACGACGACGTGGTCGAGGAACTGACCGCCATCGCCCGGGTCGACGACCGGGTGCTCTACCACGTCGTCTGGGACGACGCTGCGGCGAACCTCACGACGGTCCTCGTCGGGAGCGAGGCGACGATTCTCGAAGCGTACGGCGACGACCCCTGGCGATTCCGACTCCGGTTCGCCGACCACCGCGGCCTCAGGGAGTTTCACAACTACTGTCTCGACCACGACATCGCCTTTCGGGTCGAACGTATCTACACGCTCGACGAAGAACAGGACGCGAAGTACAACTTCGGCCTCACGCCCGAACAGCGGAATGCGCTGACGCTCGCGGTCGAACACGGCTACTTCGGCGTCCCGCGGGGGATTTTGCTGCAGGAGATAGCCGACGAACTCGGAATCAGCCAACAGGCCGCCTCCGAGCGGGTTCGACGTGCTGCCGAGACGGTTTTGCAGAGCGTGTTGCTCTCGAAGTCGGCCGATGACTTCGAGTGA
- a CDS encoding geranylgeranyl reductase family protein: MPADTYDIVVVGGGTAGAFAAATTASAGLDTVIIERKSPEEAGHIACGDAIKGKSSFPDVIDLDYLKEESFTNRNIRRAVFESPDGETLDIPLSEPGAVVDRKRYGEVILEETERTGAEIHYDTVVQDVTQAEDGTVTGVRAKRKGEAVDYEAEVTIDAAGALSLLQDKTDFSGTTFDTNVNYSQFCSAYREVVDIPDPVDWDDAIVFKPTEELGYLWYFPRTATEINVGLGFQMNKEPMKLVETLKKDLRGRAEFTGATVKDKLGAALPTRRPYDSAVANGFVAVGDAAGHVNPTTGGGIPGAAKSAHRAANRAIAAVGDGDVSEEALWMYNHDVMTDFGKRFAAIDLYNIWGGVHDVDELVGIVTSVPGQQLADAVGRGGTDSMNLGLKLRTLVQTFGHWDTLFELARVRSKANELKAHYDRYPARPGGFETWREVRDDIMDDVYAITGADPKY, from the coding sequence ATGCCAGCGGATACGTATGATATCGTCGTAGTCGGGGGAGGCACCGCCGGAGCCTTCGCCGCCGCGACGACGGCCTCTGCGGGTCTCGACACCGTTATCATCGAGCGGAAGTCGCCGGAGGAGGCGGGTCACATCGCCTGCGGCGACGCGATCAAAGGGAAGAGTTCGTTCCCCGACGTTATCGACCTCGACTATCTGAAGGAGGAGTCGTTCACCAACCGGAACATCCGGCGCGCCGTGTTCGAGAGTCCGGACGGCGAGACGCTCGACATCCCACTGTCGGAACCGGGCGCGGTCGTCGACCGCAAGCGCTACGGCGAGGTCATCCTCGAAGAGACCGAGCGAACCGGCGCGGAGATTCACTACGACACCGTGGTGCAGGACGTGACGCAGGCCGAGGACGGAACGGTCACCGGCGTCCGCGCCAAGCGAAAGGGCGAGGCTGTCGACTACGAAGCCGAGGTCACCATCGACGCCGCGGGTGCGCTCTCGCTCCTGCAGGACAAGACCGACTTCTCGGGAACGACGTTCGACACGAACGTCAACTACTCGCAGTTCTGCTCGGCGTACCGCGAGGTCGTCGACATCCCCGACCCCGTCGACTGGGACGACGCCATCGTCTTCAAACCGACCGAGGAACTGGGCTACCTCTGGTACTTCCCGCGCACGGCGACCGAGATCAACGTCGGCCTCGGCTTCCAGATGAACAAGGAGCCGATGAAACTCGTCGAGACGCTCAAGAAAGACCTCCGCGGCCGCGCAGAGTTCACCGGCGCGACGGTGAAAGACAAACTCGGTGCGGCGCTTCCAACTCGACGACCCTACGACTCGGCGGTCGCGAACGGATTCGTCGCCGTCGGCGACGCCGCGGGCCACGTCAATCCGACGACCGGCGGCGGCATCCCCGGGGCGGCGAAATCCGCCCACCGCGCGGCCAACCGCGCCATCGCGGCCGTCGGCGACGGCGACGTGAGCGAGGAGGCGCTGTGGATGTACAACCACGACGTGATGACCGATTTCGGCAAACGCTTCGCGGCCATCGACCTCTACAACATCTGGGGCGGCGTCCACGACGTCGACGAACTCGTCGGTATCGTCACGTCGGTTCCCGGTCAGCAGCTCGCCGACGCTGTCGGCCGCGGCGGCACCGATTCGATGAACCTCGGTCTGAAGCTCCGGACGCTCGTGCAGACGTTCGGCCACTGGGACACGCTGTTCGAGTTGGCTCGCGTCCGCAGCAAAGCGAACGAGTTGAAGGCGCACTACGACCGGTATCCGGCGCGTCCGGGTGGGTTCGAGACGTGGCGTGAGGTACGCGACGACATCATGGACGACGTGTACGCCATCACGGGTGCGGACCCGAAGTACTAG
- a CDS encoding DUF7344 domain-containing protein, whose translation MTYDNSRTTDPIRPAIELDGVFATLASATRRHVLLGLLERSPREERAVSEELAVAWGVERAHVRTQLRHVHLPKLAVSGHIEWNEVTGEIARGPTFDDLAPLLRLLDDHAVKLPGVWP comes from the coding sequence GTGACGTACGACAACTCGCGGACGACCGACCCGATTCGCCCGGCAATCGAGCTAGACGGGGTGTTCGCCACGCTGGCCAGCGCTACGCGCCGGCACGTACTCCTCGGACTTCTCGAGCGCAGTCCGCGGGAGGAACGAGCGGTGAGCGAGGAACTCGCCGTCGCGTGGGGCGTCGAACGCGCTCACGTCAGAACGCAACTGCGGCACGTTCACCTGCCGAAACTCGCCGTTTCGGGGCATATCGAGTGGAACGAGGTGACCGGCGAGATCGCCCGCGGTCCGACGTTCGACGACCTCGCGCCGCTGCTTCGACTGCTCGACGACCACGCCGTGAAGTTGCCTGGCGTGTGGCCCTGA
- a CDS encoding YdcF family protein, with protein MVIVALGDRLRSDSIHRHLRRRVDTAVDAFEERDAAYLLFTGAATNPDVPRAECEVMAEYAESKGVAPERMLLDSHAHDTRGNGYFARLLVEKHAPDAETVSVVSSRRHLERAGYIFEQCFGDAYEINVSYAVDPEPKYDGFPEAEIRRLREQDREFFDGITPGDTDAIRRRLAADDTAYAWLAEDSE; from the coding sequence ATGGTAATCGTCGCACTCGGCGACCGACTCCGGTCGGACTCGATTCATCGCCACCTTCGACGACGCGTCGACACCGCCGTCGACGCCTTCGAGGAGAGAGACGCCGCGTACCTGCTTTTCACCGGCGCGGCGACGAACCCGGACGTGCCGCGCGCGGAGTGTGAGGTCATGGCGGAGTACGCCGAATCGAAGGGCGTCGCTCCCGAACGCATGCTGCTCGACTCCCACGCCCACGACACCCGCGGGAACGGCTACTTCGCTCGGCTGTTGGTCGAGAAACACGCGCCCGACGCGGAGACGGTGTCCGTCGTCAGTTCGCGGCGTCACCTCGAACGGGCAGGGTACATCTTCGAGCAGTGTTTCGGCGACGCCTACGAGATAAACGTCAGCTACGCCGTCGACCCGGAACCGAAGTACGACGGATTTCCGGAGGCAGAGATTCGTCGACTCCGTGAGCAAGACCGAGAGTTCTTCGACGGAATCACACCCGGCGATACGGACGCGATTCGGCGGCGACTCGCCGCCGACGACACGGCGTACGCGTGGTTGGCCGAAGACAGCGAGTAA
- a CDS encoding ATPase domain-containing protein — translation MEKVNHESARRDAPASERISTGVDGLDDVLCGGFVPNRTYMVRGEPGAGKSILGVHFLRAGLEAGESVLYINLEESTKNIRENAASLGLELDGVDFLDLSPDSEYFAQNLTYDIFSPDEVEGDSVTEEITNRVEELNPDRLFIDPLTQLRYLAPDDYQFRKQILSLMRFFNVQGSTVLFTAQATETRPDDDLQFICDGTLNLKRSDEKRTLTVTKFRGSDFQSGPHTLTIDRGGIEVYLNQLPQGTGREFETETISSGVPGLDQLLSGGIERGTVTIITGPTGVGKTTTGIQFMKEAAGRGERSVVYLFEENKRTLRERSNAVNIPVDQMLDQDVLSINETESLSLSVDEFNERVRREVEEKGAEIVMIDGIVGYKFALLGENDELTRNLHTLCKYLQNMGISVILINEVQDITGDFQVTDEGGLSYLADNILFLQHLELNGEMRKAVGVLKKRTSDFERQLREFRITEYGVQIGDPLTGLRGILSGRPAQPDEEFEP, via the coding sequence ATGGAAAAGGTTAACCACGAGTCCGCGCGACGAGATGCGCCTGCGAGCGAGCGTATCTCGACGGGTGTCGACGGACTCGACGACGTACTGTGCGGTGGATTCGTCCCGAACCGGACCTACATGGTTCGGGGCGAACCCGGCGCGGGCAAGAGTATCCTCGGGGTGCATTTTCTGCGTGCCGGCCTCGAAGCGGGCGAGTCCGTACTGTACATCAATCTCGAAGAATCAACCAAGAACATCAGGGAGAACGCCGCCTCGCTCGGACTGGAGTTGGACGGCGTCGACTTTCTCGACCTGAGCCCGGACTCGGAGTACTTCGCGCAGAACCTGACGTACGATATCTTCAGCCCCGACGAAGTCGAGGGCGACTCCGTCACCGAGGAGATAACGAACCGCGTCGAGGAGCTCAACCCCGACCGACTGTTCATCGACCCGCTGACGCAGCTGCGGTATCTCGCGCCCGACGACTACCAGTTCCGCAAGCAGATCCTCTCGCTGATGCGCTTTTTCAACGTTCAGGGGTCGACGGTGCTGTTCACCGCCCAGGCGACGGAGACGCGACCGGACGACGACTTACAGTTCATCTGCGACGGGACGCTCAACTTGAAGCGAAGCGACGAGAAGCGCACGCTGACGGTGACGAAGTTCCGCGGGTCGGACTTCCAGAGCGGTCCGCACACGCTCACCATCGACCGCGGCGGCATCGAGGTGTACTTGAACCAGCTCCCGCAGGGGACCGGCCGTGAGTTCGAGACTGAGACCATCTCCTCGGGCGTCCCTGGACTCGACCAGTTGCTCAGCGGCGGCATCGAGCGGGGGACGGTGACGATAATCACCGGCCCGACCGGCGTCGGCAAGACGACGACCGGCATTCAGTTCATGAAGGAGGCCGCGGGTCGCGGTGAACGCTCCGTCGTCTACCTGTTCGAGGAGAACAAACGGACGCTCAGAGAGCGCAGCAACGCCGTCAACATCCCGGTCGATCAGATGCTCGACCAGGACGTGCTCTCGATAAACGAGACCGAGTCGTTGTCGCTGAGCGTCGACGAGTTCAACGAGCGAGTCCGCCGGGAAGTCGAGGAGAAAGGCGCCGAAATCGTGATGATAGACGGCATCGTCGGCTACAAGTTCGCGCTCCTCGGCGAGAACGACGAACTCACGCGCAACCTCCACACGCTCTGTAAGTACCTCCAGAACATGGGCATCTCCGTCATTCTCATCAACGAAGTGCAGGACATCACCGGCGACTTCCAAGTGACAGACGAGGGAGGCCTAAGCTATTTGGCGGATAATATTTTATTCCTCCAGCACCTCGAACTGAACGGAGAGATGCGGAAAGCTGTCGGCGTGTTGAAGAAGCGGACGAGCGACTTCGAGCGCCAACTTCGGGAGTTCCGCATCACCGAGTACGGCGTGCAAATCGGCGACCCGCTGACGGGCCTCCGCGGCATCCTCAGCGGTCGACCCGCACAACCGGACGAAGAATTCGAACCATGA
- a CDS encoding 2-oxoacid:acceptor oxidoreductase subunit alpha, which translates to MPADFNWAIGGEAGDGIDSTGKIFAQALSRAGRHVFTSKDFASRIRGGYTAYKVRTSVDQVQSVVDRLDVLIALTPRTIDENLDELHEGSVIVYDGERTTMQGVEIPEGMVGLDVPLQSIAEEKGGAIMRNVVALGAACAVADFPIEHLDSSLEKRFGGKGQAIVDNNRKAARAGRDYVNENYDHEFDYNLETTDNDYVLLNGDEAIGMGAIAAGCRFYAGYPITPATDVMEYLTGRIEQYGGHVVQAEDELAAINLALGGARAGARAMTATSGPGIDLMTETFGLIATSETPLVIVDVMRSGPSTGMPTKQEQGDLNQMVYGGHGEIPRFTLAPTTVAECFHKTVEAFNLAEKYQTPVYLAADLAMAVTEQTFAPEEFDMDAVEIDRGKVVDDDTIGEWQNEKGQFKPHALTDDGVSPRSFPGTGGGAHMSTGLEHDELGRRTEDTDMRVEQVDKRNRKVETAKEREPWAYREFGDKDSGNLVISWGSNEGAMVEAIEFLEEDGVDVHFISVPYIFPRPDLTEVINDADDVIVVECNNTGQFADILEHDALTRVKRVNKYNGVRFKADELAEDIKETLSQEITA; encoded by the coding sequence ATGCCTGCGGACTTCAACTGGGCCATCGGCGGAGAGGCTGGCGATGGCATCGACTCCACGGGGAAGATTTTCGCCCAGGCGCTCTCACGGGCTGGCCGGCACGTGTTCACCTCGAAGGACTTCGCGTCTCGTATCCGCGGCGGATACACAGCGTACAAAGTCCGAACCTCGGTCGACCAAGTGCAGAGTGTCGTGGACCGACTCGACGTACTCATCGCGCTCACACCGCGAACCATCGACGAGAACCTCGACGAACTGCACGAGGGCAGCGTCATCGTCTACGACGGCGAGCGCACCACGATGCAGGGCGTCGAGATTCCGGAGGGAATGGTCGGGCTGGACGTTCCCCTCCAGAGTATCGCCGAGGAGAAAGGTGGCGCAATCATGCGCAACGTCGTCGCGCTCGGCGCGGCGTGCGCCGTCGCCGACTTCCCCATCGAACATCTCGACAGTTCGCTCGAGAAACGCTTCGGCGGCAAGGGACAGGCCATCGTCGACAACAACCGAAAGGCCGCCCGCGCCGGACGCGACTACGTCAACGAGAACTACGACCACGAGTTCGACTACAACCTCGAGACGACCGACAACGACTACGTGCTCCTCAACGGCGACGAGGCCATCGGCATGGGTGCCATCGCCGCCGGATGCCGCTTCTACGCCGGCTACCCCATCACGCCCGCGACTGACGTGATGGAGTATCTCACCGGCCGTATCGAGCAGTACGGCGGTCACGTCGTCCAGGCGGAAGACGAGCTCGCGGCCATCAACCTCGCACTCGGCGGCGCGCGCGCCGGTGCCCGCGCGATGACCGCCACCTCCGGTCCGGGTATCGACCTGATGACCGAGACGTTCGGTCTCATCGCGACGAGCGAGACGCCGTTGGTCATCGTCGACGTGATGCGCTCGGGCCCCTCGACGGGGATGCCGACCAAACAGGAGCAGGGCGACCTGAACCAGATGGTGTACGGCGGTCACGGCGAGATCCCGCGCTTCACGCTCGCGCCGACCACCGTCGCCGAGTGTTTCCACAAGACGGTCGAGGCGTTCAACCTCGCCGAGAAGTACCAGACGCCCGTCTACCTCGCCGCCGACCTCGCGATGGCGGTCACCGAGCAGACGTTCGCGCCCGAGGAGTTCGACATGGACGCCGTCGAGATCGATCGCGGCAAGGTCGTCGACGACGACACCATCGGCGAGTGGCAGAACGAGAAGGGGCAGTTCAAACCCCACGCGCTCACCGACGACGGCGTGAGTCCGCGCTCGTTCCCCGGGACGGGCGGCGGCGCACACATGTCGACCGGTCTCGAACACGACGAACTCGGTCGCCGGACCGAGGACACCGACATGCGCGTCGAGCAGGTCGACAAGCGCAACCGGAAGGTCGAGACGGCCAAGGAGCGCGAACCGTGGGCCTACCGCGAGTTCGGCGACAAAGATTCAGGAAACCTCGTCATCTCGTGGGGTTCGAACGAGGGCGCGATGGTCGAAGCAATCGAGTTCCTCGAGGAGGACGGCGTCGACGTCCACTTCATTTCGGTACCGTACATCTTCCCGCGTCCGGACCTCACGGAGGTCATCAACGACGCCGACGACGTCATCGTCGTCGAGTGTAACAACACCGGACAGTTCGCCGACATCCTCGAACACGACGCCCTTACCCGTGTCAAGCGCGTGAACAAGTACAACGGCGTCCGATTCAAAGCCGACGAACTGGCCGAAGACATCAAAGAGACGCTCTCACAGGAGATTACCGCATGA
- a CDS encoding FAD-dependent oxidoreductase: MDATVAVTDVSSVGPNTVAIVLESPDGFDARPGQFVKIAAAVDGEKYARFYTLSSPDARETFEITVGVDPEEAGPFSRHLLDLEAGDELDISGPFGNEYYEDESAVVVLAGGPGVGAAVGLGERALRDGGSVAVIYKDDAPAHEERLADLRERGATVVVTDGDLADHVAETYGDGAQVFVYGFAGFVQEALDALEAENGDPADAKVENFG; this comes from the coding sequence ATGGACGCAACCGTCGCCGTCACCGACGTCAGTTCGGTCGGCCCGAACACGGTCGCTATCGTGCTCGAATCGCCCGACGGGTTCGACGCTCGTCCCGGCCAGTTCGTCAAGATAGCCGCCGCCGTCGATGGGGAGAAGTACGCGCGCTTCTACACGCTCTCGTCGCCGGACGCCCGCGAGACGTTCGAGATAACCGTCGGCGTCGACCCCGAGGAGGCCGGGCCGTTCAGCCGTCACCTCCTCGACCTCGAAGCGGGCGACGAGCTCGACATCTCCGGGCCGTTCGGCAACGAGTACTACGAAGACGAGTCGGCCGTCGTCGTTCTCGCCGGGGGACCGGGCGTCGGGGCGGCCGTCGGACTGGGCGAGCGCGCGCTCCGCGACGGCGGGTCGGTCGCGGTAATCTACAAGGACGACGCGCCCGCACACGAGGAACGACTCGCGGACCTCCGCGAGCGCGGCGCGACGGTCGTCGTCACCGACGGCGACCTCGCCGACCACGTCGCCGAGACGTACGGCGACGGCGCGCAGGTGTTCGTCTACGGGTTCGCCGGCTTCGTCCAGGAGGCGCTCGACGCGCTCGAAGCCGAGAACGGCGACCCGGCGGACGCGAAGGTCGAGAACTTCGGCTGA
- a CDS encoding 2-oxoacid:ferredoxin oxidoreductase subunit beta — MSSDVRFTDFKSDKQPTWCPGCGDFGTMNGMMKALANTGNDPDNTFVVAGIGCSGKIGTYMHSYAMHGVHGRALPVGAGVKMANPDLEVMVAGGDGDGYSIGAGHFVHAVRRNVDMTYVVMDNRIYGLTKGQASPTSREDFETSTTPEGPKQPPVNPMALALAAGATFIAQSFSSDAMRHAEIVQEAIEHDGFGFVNVFSPCVTFNDVDTYDYFRDNLVDLAEDDDYDRHDYDAAKDRILDASKEYQGVIYQNENSVPYEEQHGLTENMAEIPDGAPEDATDLVREFY, encoded by the coding sequence ATGAGCTCAGACGTTCGATTCACCGATTTCAAGTCCGACAAACAGCCGACGTGGTGCCCCGGGTGCGGCGACTTCGGCACGATGAACGGCATGATGAAGGCGCTGGCGAACACGGGCAACGACCCCGACAACACGTTCGTCGTCGCCGGCATCGGCTGTTCCGGCAAGATCGGCACCTACATGCACAGCTACGCGATGCACGGCGTCCACGGCCGCGCGCTGCCGGTCGGCGCGGGCGTGAAGATGGCCAACCCCGATCTCGAAGTGATGGTCGCCGGCGGCGACGGTGACGGCTACTCCATCGGCGCGGGCCACTTCGTCCACGCCGTCCGCCGGAACGTCGACATGACGTACGTCGTCATGGACAACCGCATCTACGGTCTCACGAAGGGGCAGGCCTCGCCGACTTCGCGCGAGGACTTCGAGACGTCGACGACGCCCGAGGGCCCGAAACAGCCGCCGGTCAACCCGATGGCGCTGGCGCTCGCGGCGGGCGCGACGTTCATCGCGCAGTCCTTTTCCTCGGACGCGATGCGACACGCCGAGATCGTCCAGGAGGCCATCGAACACGACGGCTTCGGCTTCGTCAACGTGTTCAGCCCGTGCGTGACGTTCAACGACGTCGACACGTACGACTACTTCCGCGACAACCTCGTTGACCTCGCCGAGGACGACGACTACGACCGCCACGACTACGACGCGGCGAAGGACCGCATCCTCGACGCCTCGAAAGAGTATCAGGGCGTCATCTATCAGAACGAGAACTCGGTGCCGTACGAGGAGCAGCACGGCCTCACCGAGAACATGGCGGAGATTCCGGACGGCGCGCCCGAGGACGCGACGGACCTCGTGCGAGAGTTCTACTAA
- a CDS encoding DUF6517 family protein: protein MKRAQFLVPAVALLVVLSGCVSADALTLESNPASIPDSALADASYEPGESRSVVVDRRVAVAGAGANVTLVGWLSSYARSDGGASVVLLSTPNPDVAGVSANPLAGETNDELVERLLGLSNEVTGDSVGDLRRVGETERTVLDERATVVTYEGNVSAENVSVDGSTAQSNESIAVQFHVATVSHGDDVIVALAMHPADLDEQETVLSLFERIEHRD from the coding sequence ATGAAACGCGCACAGTTTCTCGTGCCGGCGGTCGCGCTCCTGGTGGTGCTCTCGGGTTGCGTCAGCGCGGACGCGCTGACGCTGGAGTCGAATCCGGCGTCGATACCGGATTCGGCGCTGGCGGACGCGAGCTACGAACCCGGCGAGAGCCGGTCGGTCGTCGTCGACCGCCGCGTCGCCGTCGCCGGGGCCGGAGCGAACGTCACGCTCGTCGGCTGGCTCTCGTCGTACGCACGCTCCGATGGTGGCGCGTCCGTCGTTTTGCTCTCGACGCCGAACCCCGACGTCGCGGGCGTCTCCGCCAACCCACTCGCCGGAGAGACGAACGACGAACTCGTCGAACGACTGCTCGGCCTCTCGAACGAGGTCACCGGCGACTCTGTCGGTGACCTCCGCCGCGTCGGCGAAACCGAGCGAACGGTTCTCGACGAGCGGGCGACCGTCGTCACGTACGAGGGTAACGTGAGTGCAGAGAACGTCTCCGTCGACGGGTCGACTGCGCAGTCGAACGAGTCGATCGCCGTGCAGTTCCACGTCGCGACCGTCAGCCACGGCGACGACGTGATCGTCGCGCTGGCGATGCACCCCGCCGACCTCGACGAACAGGAGACGGTGCTGTCGCTGTTCGAGCGTATCGAACACCGGGATTGA